A single region of the Streptomyces sp. NBC_01803 genome encodes:
- a CDS encoding sugar ABC transporter substrate-binding protein: protein MNTVRYAALVAACAAGALLLSGCSSDTGGKRAREAAEEAAENAMGQADTPRMKVAMITHGAPGDTFWDTVREGAEAAAHKSNAELVYSSDPEVSGQAGLIQNAIDQDVDGIAVTLAHPEGLADAIRRAEDAGIPVVGLNSGMDAWREMDLLSYFGQDERLTGEAFGERLNETGAEHAVCVIHEQGHVDQEARCDGVAATFEGESEILYVDGADMPSVRSTIEAKLRQDSSVDYVVALGAPFALAAVGSVDDAASDARIATFDLNPELVTAIEDGDMEFAVDQQPYLQGYLAVDALWLFHNNGNFSGGGVEPVLTGPAFVDRENIEEIAGFARNGTR, encoded by the coding sequence ATGAACACCGTCCGATACGCCGCGCTGGTGGCCGCCTGTGCCGCCGGCGCGTTGCTGCTGTCCGGCTGCAGCAGCGACACCGGTGGCAAGCGTGCCCGGGAGGCCGCCGAGGAGGCGGCCGAGAACGCCATGGGCCAGGCCGACACGCCACGGATGAAGGTCGCGATGATCACCCACGGCGCGCCTGGCGACACCTTCTGGGACACCGTGCGCGAGGGAGCGGAGGCGGCGGCCCACAAGAGCAACGCGGAGCTGGTCTACTCCAGTGACCCCGAGGTCTCCGGTCAGGCCGGCCTCATCCAGAACGCCATCGATCAGGACGTGGACGGCATCGCGGTGACCCTCGCCCATCCCGAGGGCCTCGCCGACGCCATCCGCCGGGCCGAGGACGCGGGCATCCCGGTCGTCGGCCTCAACTCCGGAATGGACGCCTGGCGGGAGATGGACCTGCTCTCCTACTTCGGCCAGGACGAGCGCCTGACCGGTGAGGCGTTCGGGGAGCGGCTCAACGAGACCGGCGCCGAGCACGCCGTCTGCGTCATCCACGAGCAGGGCCACGTGGACCAGGAGGCGCGCTGCGACGGCGTCGCGGCGACCTTCGAGGGCGAGAGCGAGATCCTCTACGTCGACGGCGCCGACATGCCGTCGGTGCGCTCCACCATCGAGGCCAAGCTGCGGCAGGACTCCTCGGTCGACTACGTGGTCGCGCTGGGCGCCCCGTTCGCGCTCGCCGCCGTGGGCTCGGTGGACGACGCGGCCAGCGACGCGCGGATCGCCACGTTCGACCTCAACCCCGAGCTGGTCACGGCGATCGAGGACGGGGACATGGAGTTCGCCGTCGACCAGCAGCCGTACCTCCAGGGCTACCTGGCCGTCGACGCCCTGTGGCTCTTCCACAACAACGGCAACTTCAGCGGCGGCGGCGTCGAACCGGTGCTGACCGGCCCGGCCTTCGTGGACCGCGAGAACATCGAGGAGATCGCCGGGTTCGCCAGGAACGGGACGAGGTGA
- a CDS encoding ABC transporter permease translates to MSRAVSAAARSRRLLARPETGVLIGALAVYLLFYAVAPTFRQLDSLSTVLYQSSTLGIMGLSVALLMIGGEFDLSAGVAVVSSALTASMIAFQLTLNVWTGVLVALLLSLAIGAFNGVLLVRTRLPSFLITLGTFLMLQGLNLALTKAITGTVATDSISDMEGFDQAKNVFAATLTVGGTDIRITVLWWLGFACLATWVLLRTKYGNWIFAVGGGQESARAVGVPVTFVKISLFMLVGFTAWFVGMHQLFAFNTVQSGGGVGNELLYIAAAVIGGCLLTGGYGSVFGPVVGAFLFGMVSQGIVYADWDPDWFMFFLGAVLLLATLLNLYVRKQATAARRGRGAGREEVKRA, encoded by the coding sequence GTGAGCCGCGCCGTGTCCGCCGCCGCCCGGTCGCGGCGCCTGCTCGCCCGCCCCGAAACGGGCGTGCTGATCGGTGCGTTGGCCGTCTATCTGCTCTTCTACGCGGTCGCGCCGACCTTCCGGCAGCTCGATTCGCTGTCCACCGTGCTCTATCAGTCCTCCACGCTCGGCATCATGGGGCTGTCCGTGGCGCTGCTGATGATCGGCGGCGAGTTCGACCTGTCGGCCGGTGTCGCCGTCGTCTCCTCGGCCCTGACCGCCAGCATGATCGCCTTCCAGCTCACCCTGAACGTCTGGACGGGCGTGCTCGTCGCGCTCCTCCTCTCGCTGGCGATCGGCGCGTTCAACGGCGTGCTGCTGGTGCGGACCCGGCTGCCCAGCTTCCTGATCACGCTGGGCACCTTCCTGATGCTCCAGGGCCTCAACCTCGCGCTGACGAAGGCGATCACGGGAACCGTGGCCACCGACTCCATCAGTGATATGGAGGGCTTCGACCAGGCGAAGAACGTCTTCGCGGCCACCCTCACGGTCGGCGGCACCGACATCCGGATCACCGTGCTGTGGTGGCTCGGCTTCGCCTGCCTGGCCACCTGGGTGCTGCTGCGCACCAAGTACGGCAACTGGATCTTCGCCGTCGGCGGCGGCCAGGAGAGCGCGCGGGCGGTCGGGGTGCCGGTGACGTTCGTCAAGATCAGCCTGTTCATGCTGGTCGGCTTCACGGCCTGGTTCGTCGGCATGCACCAGCTCTTCGCGTTCAACACCGTCCAGTCGGGCGGGGGTGTCGGCAACGAGCTGCTCTACATCGCGGCGGCCGTCATCGGCGGCTGCCTGCTGACCGGCGGCTACGGCTCGGTCTTCGGGCCGGTGGTGGGGGCGTTCCTGTTCGGCATGGTCTCCCAGGGCATCGTCTACGCGGACTGGGACCCCGACTGGTTCATGTTCTTCCTCGGTGCGGTGCTGCTGCTCGCCACGCTGCTCAACCTGTACGTGCGCAAACAGGCCACGGCCGCCCGGCGCGGACGCGGAGCCGGGCGCGAGGAGGTGAAGCGGGCGTGA
- a CDS encoding ATP-binding cassette domain-containing protein, translating to MTTDNPDIPDIAETSAPALVELVGVGKGYGPVRALRDVHLTVRAGEVACVLGDNGAGKSTLIKIISGLHRHDEGEFRVDGEPVRLSGPRAALNRGIAAVYQDLATVPLMPVWRNFFLGSELTRGPWPFQRLDIARMKRTADAELRRMGIALDDLEQPVGSLSGGQRQSVAIARAVHFGARVLVLDEPTAALGVKQSGVVLKYIAAARERGLGVVFITHNPHHAHLVGDHFTVLRLGAVELSAARDAVTPAELITHMAGGAELAALQHELARAGGADEAREDDGDEGS from the coding sequence GTGACCACCGATAACCCCGATATCCCCGACATCGCCGAGACCTCTGCTCCCGCGCTGGTCGAGCTGGTCGGCGTCGGCAAGGGCTACGGGCCCGTCCGGGCACTGCGCGATGTCCATCTCACCGTGCGGGCGGGCGAAGTGGCGTGCGTGCTGGGCGACAACGGCGCGGGCAAGTCGACCCTCATCAAGATCATCTCCGGGCTGCACCGGCACGACGAGGGCGAGTTCCGCGTGGACGGCGAGCCGGTGCGGCTCTCCGGCCCGCGCGCCGCGCTCAACCGGGGCATCGCCGCCGTCTACCAGGACCTGGCCACCGTGCCGCTGATGCCGGTGTGGCGGAACTTCTTCCTCGGCTCCGAACTCACGCGCGGCCCCTGGCCGTTCCAGCGGCTGGACATCGCGCGCATGAAGCGGACGGCCGACGCCGAGCTGCGCCGCATGGGGATCGCGCTCGACGACCTCGAACAGCCCGTCGGCTCGCTCTCCGGCGGCCAGCGGCAGTCCGTCGCCATCGCCCGCGCCGTGCACTTCGGCGCCCGCGTGCTGGTGCTGGACGAGCCCACGGCCGCGCTGGGCGTCAAGCAGTCCGGCGTGGTGCTGAAGTACATCGCGGCGGCGCGGGAGCGTGGCCTGGGCGTCGTCTTCATCACGCACAATCCCCACCACGCCCATCTGGTCGGCGACCACTTCACCGTCCTTCGGCTGGGCGCCGTCGAGCTGAGCGCGGCGCGCGACGCGGTGACGCCGGCGGAGCTGATCACACACATGGCGGGCGGCGCCGAACTGGCGGCGCTCCAGCACGAGCTGGCCCGGGCGGGCGGCGCGGACGAAGCGCGGGAGGACGACGGTGACGAAGGCTCTTGA